The following proteins are co-located in the Trichormus variabilis 0441 genome:
- the tgt gene encoding tRNA guanosine(34) transglycosylase Tgt, which produces MSAIFSFQSLARCSQTKARAGVFLTPHGVVETPRFMPVGTLANVKTVTPAQLKETGAQMVLSNTYHLHLQPGEAIVAGGGGLHKFMGWNGPMLTDSGGFQVFSLSEMRKITEEGVTFRSPHDGQIIKLTPERSIEIQNILGADVIMAFDECPPYPATRQEVEAATERTYRWLERCITAHQRQDQALFGIVQGGVYLDLRAKAANTLTELDLPGYAIGGVSVGEPPEMMAQIVQATAPLLPAHKPRYLMGVGTYREMVIAIASGIDLFDCVIPTRWARHGTAMVKGERWNLKNAKFREDFAPIDETCPCYACQNFSRAYISHLVRSQEILAYTLLSIHNITELIRFTQKIREAILSDRFLEEFGHWLNSPETEVDNG; this is translated from the coding sequence TTGAGTGCTATATTTTCTTTTCAATCCCTAGCTCGTTGTAGCCAAACAAAAGCCAGAGCAGGGGTATTTTTAACTCCCCACGGTGTTGTAGAAACTCCGAGATTTATGCCGGTGGGAACCCTGGCCAATGTAAAGACTGTCACCCCAGCCCAACTGAAGGAGACTGGGGCGCAGATGGTTCTTTCTAATACTTATCATCTCCATCTCCAACCAGGGGAAGCCATTGTGGCTGGTGGTGGTGGATTGCATAAATTTATGGGCTGGAATGGGCCGATGCTCACCGATTCTGGTGGGTTTCAGGTTTTCAGCTTGAGCGAAATGAGAAAAATTACGGAAGAGGGTGTAACTTTTCGCTCACCCCACGACGGGCAAATTATTAAATTAACGCCGGAACGCTCTATAGAGATTCAAAATATTTTAGGGGCTGATGTTATCATGGCGTTCGATGAATGTCCCCCCTACCCAGCGACTCGCCAGGAAGTAGAAGCGGCGACTGAGCGGACTTATCGTTGGTTGGAACGTTGTATTACGGCGCATCAACGCCAGGATCAAGCGTTGTTTGGTATTGTTCAAGGTGGGGTATATCTGGATTTACGGGCTAAAGCTGCCAATACTTTAACTGAGCTAGATTTACCTGGTTATGCCATTGGTGGGGTGAGTGTGGGGGAACCACCAGAAATGATGGCGCAAATTGTCCAAGCTACAGCACCACTGTTACCAGCACACAAGCCCCGCTACTTGATGGGTGTGGGAACTTATCGAGAAATGGTAATTGCGATCGCCTCTGGTATAGACTTATTTGATTGCGTCATTCCCACCCGTTGGGCGAGACACGGTACAGCAATGGTAAAAGGCGAACGTTGGAACTTAAAAAATGCTAAGTTCCGTGAAGATTTTGCCCCCATAGATGAAACTTGCCCTTGTTATGCTTGTCAAAATTTCAGCCGTGCCTATATTTCTCATTTAGTGCGATCGCAAGAAATTTTAGCCTACACTTTACTGAGCATTCACAATATTACCGAACTCATTCGCTTTACCCAAAAAATTCGTGAAGCAATATTAAGCGATCGTTTTTTGGAAGAATTTGGTCACTGGTTAAACTCGCCGGAAACTGAAGTTGATAATGGGTAA
- a CDS encoding acyltransferase family protein: protein MRLTSLDVFRGITIAGMILVNMAGVADDVYPPLAHAEWHGCTPTDLVFPFFLFIVGVAMSFSLSKYTQENKPTSAVYWRIFRRAAILFVLGLLLNGFWNKGIWTFDLSNIRIMGVLQRISLSYLFASLAVLNLPRKGQWILAGVLLVGYWLTMMYVPVPDYGAGVLTREGNFGAYVDRLIIPQAHLYAGDGFKNLGDPEGLFSTIPAIVSVLAGYFTGEWIRKQSVQTRTSVGLALFGIGCLIVGWGWGWVFPINKKLWTSSYVVFTSGWALLLLAACYELIEVRLIKRWSKPWEIMGLNAIALFVPSVLLIKILVRTKIGTGETAPSTFNWIYQNIFASWAGTYNGSLLFALVTVLLWWAVAVLMYRQRWFLKV, encoded by the coding sequence ATGCGCCTGACTTCGCTTGATGTATTTCGCGGTATTACTATTGCAGGGATGATTCTCGTCAACATGGCGGGAGTTGCAGATGATGTCTATCCTCCCTTAGCTCATGCTGAATGGCATGGTTGCACACCAACTGATTTAGTATTTCCTTTCTTTTTATTCATTGTCGGTGTGGCAATGTCCTTTTCTCTATCCAAATACACCCAGGAGAATAAACCCACCTCAGCTGTTTACTGGCGTATCTTCCGCCGCGCCGCCATCCTCTTTGTTTTGGGTTTGTTACTCAATGGCTTTTGGAATAAGGGTATATGGACGTTTGATTTGAGTAATATCCGCATCATGGGAGTATTGCAGCGTATTAGCCTGAGTTACTTGTTTGCTTCCTTGGCAGTCCTCAACTTACCGCGCAAAGGACAATGGATACTAGCTGGGGTTTTACTCGTCGGCTATTGGCTCACGATGATGTATGTCCCTGTACCTGACTATGGTGCTGGGGTGTTAACTAGGGAAGGCAACTTCGGGGCTTATGTTGACCGCCTGATTATACCTCAAGCTCATCTGTATGCGGGGGATGGGTTTAAAAATTTGGGCGACCCAGAAGGACTTTTCAGCACAATTCCCGCGATTGTAAGTGTTTTAGCTGGTTATTTTACTGGGGAATGGATACGCAAACAGTCAGTACAAACACGTACAAGTGTAGGATTAGCATTATTTGGGATTGGTTGCTTAATTGTTGGTTGGGGTTGGGGTTGGGTATTTCCCATTAATAAAAAACTGTGGACAAGTTCTTATGTGGTGTTTACCAGTGGTTGGGCTTTATTACTATTAGCCGCTTGTTATGAACTCATTGAGGTGAGGTTAATCAAACGCTGGAGTAAGCCTTGGGAAATTATGGGGTTAAATGCGATCGCTCTTTTCGTCCCATCAGTTTTACTCATTAAAATCTTAGTCAGAACTAAAATCGGCACAGGAGAAACAGCCCCCAGCACCTTTAACTGGATATACCAAAATATCTTTGCTTCCTGGGCTGGAACCTATAACGGTTCCCTACTATTCGCCCTAGTCACCGTTTTATTATGGTGGGCTGTCGCTGTCCTTATGTACCGCCAACGCTGGTTCCTCAAGGTCTAG
- a CDS encoding sucrose synthase: MHELFHPIFANGEEKAALQQLIIALDSSGKRYFLRNEILHTFSQYCQQAQKPTYFYYSSSVGKLIQYTHEIVLAEDSTWFVVRPRIANQEVWRLTSDLAKFDSMPIDAFLDVSDRLVNAYEPNILEIDLSSFYEASPSISDPRNIGQGLAFLNRYLCSQIATDPQYWVELVYLALRGLQYDGINLMIGDAIPSGIHLAKQIHAAIKFLSDLPPEEPYEKFYIELQALGFEPGWGNTAERILETITLLDRLIDSPQPAVLEAFVARVPAVFRVVLVSIHGWVAQEDVMGRDETLGQVIYVLEQARSLENKLQQEIKLAGLEVLGIQPHIIILTRLIPHCEGTYCNLRLEKLHNTENAWILRVPFGEFNPAITNNWISKFEIWPYLETFALDAEKQLLAQFQGKPNLIVGNYSDGNLVAFLLARRLKVTHCNIAHSLEKPKNLFSNLYWQNSEEKYHFSVQFTADLITMNAADFIITSSYQEIFGTPESVGQYESYKFFTMPHLYHVVDGVDLFSPKFNMVPPGVNEQVFFPYSQTADRDPNLSQSVHDLLFHRQDSQIFGYLEQPQKPPIFAVAPITSIKNLTGLAECFGRSQELQAHSNLILLTSKLNIDETTNPEEAREIEKLHNIINQYQLQGHIRWLGLRLPNQEVGEAYRLVADYRGIYLHFARFEAFGRSILEAMISGLPTFATKFGGSLEILEDQNNGFRINPTDLEGTAEKILAFFQECDTHPEHWQEVSQWMSQRIHQKYNWQLHTSQLLALTKIYSFWNFIRPESSEARVRYMESLFHLIYKPRAEQILAKHMSCH, encoded by the coding sequence ATGCACGAACTATTTCACCCTATTTTTGCTAATGGTGAGGAAAAAGCTGCCCTGCAACAGTTGATCATTGCCTTAGATTCCTCAGGTAAACGTTACTTCCTGAGAAACGAGATTCTGCATACTTTTTCCCAATACTGTCAGCAAGCCCAAAAGCCCACATATTTTTACTATTCCTCATCCGTAGGTAAACTGATTCAATATACCCATGAAATTGTTTTAGCAGAGGACAGTACATGGTTTGTGGTGCGTCCAAGGATTGCTAACCAAGAAGTTTGGCGACTGACATCAGACCTAGCTAAGTTTGATTCTATGCCAATTGATGCCTTTTTAGATGTGAGCGATCGCCTAGTTAATGCCTATGAACCCAACATCTTAGAAATTGACCTCAGTTCATTTTACGAAGCTTCCCCCAGTATTAGCGACCCTAGAAATATTGGTCAAGGTTTAGCCTTCCTCAATCGTTATCTATGCAGTCAGATAGCGACTGACCCTCAATATTGGGTCGAGTTAGTGTACTTAGCTTTACGGGGACTGCAATACGATGGGATTAACTTGATGATTGGGGATGCTATTCCCTCAGGTATCCACCTAGCTAAACAAATTCACGCAGCGATTAAATTTCTTTCGGACTTACCCCCGGAAGAACCATACGAAAAATTCTACATTGAACTACAAGCACTCGGCTTTGAGCCAGGATGGGGTAATACAGCCGAGCGTATTCTGGAAACTATTACACTGCTGGATAGATTGATTGATTCTCCCCAACCTGCTGTTTTAGAAGCATTTGTAGCCCGTGTACCTGCGGTCTTTCGGGTGGTTCTAGTTTCGATTCACGGTTGGGTAGCTCAAGAAGATGTTATGGGACGGGATGAAACCTTAGGTCAAGTTATCTATGTTCTAGAGCAAGCACGCAGTTTAGAAAACAAACTACAGCAGGAAATCAAGCTGGCTGGGCTGGAAGTGTTAGGTATTCAACCCCACATCATTATTCTCACCAGGCTGATTCCTCACTGTGAAGGTACATACTGTAACCTGCGCTTAGAAAAGTTACATAACACAGAGAATGCTTGGATTTTGCGGGTTCCTTTCGGGGAATTTAATCCAGCAATTACCAACAACTGGATATCTAAATTTGAGATTTGGCCTTATCTAGAAACCTTTGCTTTAGATGCCGAAAAACAACTACTAGCCCAATTCCAAGGCAAACCGAATTTAATTGTAGGTAACTACAGCGATGGTAACTTAGTTGCTTTTCTCCTCGCCCGTCGCCTCAAAGTCACCCATTGCAACATTGCCCACTCGTTAGAAAAGCCGAAAAATTTATTTAGTAACTTATATTGGCAAAACTCTGAGGAAAAATATCACTTCTCAGTACAATTTACCGCCGATTTAATTACGATGAATGCGGCTGACTTTATCATCACCTCATCCTACCAAGAAATTTTCGGCACACCCGAAAGTGTGGGACAGTATGAGTCCTACAAGTTCTTTACCATGCCCCATCTATATCATGTAGTCGATGGTGTAGACCTGTTTAGTCCTAAATTCAACATGGTTCCGCCAGGGGTAAATGAGCAAGTCTTTTTCCCTTATAGCCAAACAGCAGATAGAGACCCAAATCTTAGTCAAAGCGTCCATGACTTATTATTTCATCGTCAAGACTCCCAAATCTTCGGTTATTTAGAGCAACCCCAAAAGCCACCCATCTTTGCAGTTGCCCCTATTACTTCCATCAAAAATCTGACTGGCTTGGCTGAATGCTTCGGCAGAAGTCAAGAATTACAAGCACACTCTAACCTGATTCTGCTCACCAGTAAGTTAAACATAGATGAAACTACCAATCCCGAAGAAGCCAGGGAAATTGAAAAACTTCACAACATCATTAACCAATATCAGCTACAAGGCCATATTCGCTGGCTAGGGCTACGACTTCCTAACCAAGAAGTCGGTGAAGCTTATCGCTTAGTGGCAGATTATCGGGGAATTTATCTCCACTTTGCCCGGTTTGAAGCCTTTGGACGCAGTATTTTAGAAGCCATGATTTCTGGCTTACCCACCTTTGCTACTAAATTTGGTGGTTCTTTAGAAATTCTAGAAGATCAAAATAATGGATTTCGGATTAATCCCACAGACTTAGAAGGAACAGCCGAAAAAATTTTGGCATTCTTCCAAGAGTGCGATACCCATCCCGAACATTGGCAAGAAGTATCTCAATGGATGAGCCAACGCATTCATCAAAAATACAACTGGCAGTTACACACCAGTCAATTACTAGCACTGACTAAAATCTACAGCTTCTGGAACTTTATCCGCCCAGAAAGCAGCGAAGCCAGAGTTCGTTATATGGAAAGCCTATTTCACCTAATTTATAAACCCAGAGCCGAGCAAATTTTAGCAAAGCACATGAGTTGTCATTAG